One window of the Dryobates pubescens isolate bDryPub1 chromosome 13, bDryPub1.pri, whole genome shotgun sequence genome contains the following:
- the LIG3 gene encoding DNA ligase 3, with product MPRSSRTLSLAARALSRCTGLFLAHTQLCWLRPSPCLPGASPSCCYQQQLRRVSLQGPGRSQGGGAGACHLSLVWSTWPRQACTAAEGMAEQRYCVDYAKRGTAGCKKCKEKIVKGMVRIGKIVPNPFTESGGDMKEWYHVKCIFEKLDKARATTKKIEDITDLEGWEELQDGEKELINKHISEANSKTGGTPKKKVIVQAKLTATGQLTTKDPLALINPSPKKFSGFTAKPKNSEDESANSSHKSSLSAKNCDPKHKDCLLREFRKLCAMVAEKPSYNVKTQIIQDFLKKGSGGDGFHGDVYLTIKLLLPGVIKIVYNLNDKQIVKLFSRIFNCSQEEMVRDLEQGDVSETVRLFFEQSKTCPPAAKSLLTIQEVDEFLIQLSKLTKEDDQQSVLQHISRRCTGNDLKCIIRLIKHDLKMNAGAKHVLDALDPNAYEAFKASRNLHDVVERVLRNQQEAEKVPGVKKTLSVQASLMTPVQPMLAEACKSIEYAMKKCPNGMYAEIKYDGERVQVHKSGDHFSYFSRSLKPVLPHKVAHFKDFIPQAFPGGQSMILDSEVLLIDNKTGKPLPFGTLGVHKKAAFQDANVCLFVFDCIYFNDVSLMDRPLSERRKFLHDNMVQIPNRILFSEMKHVTKASDLAEMITRVIREGLEGLVLKDIKGTYEPGKRHWLKVKKDYLNEGAMADTADLVVLGAFYGQGSKGGMMSIFLMGCYDPKSEKWCTVTKCAGGHDDATLARLQTELDMVKISKDPTKIPRWLKINKIYYPDFIVPDPKKAPVWEITGAEFSKAEAHTADGISIRFPRCTRIRDDKDWQTATNLQQLKELYQLSKEKADFSVTAGEDDAGESTAGSSGENEGNSRSSTPHSTIKTSPSKSPAKAQKPEESKAVVGSPPKAEKRGEKRKASEMEDNGKTPLLDIFTGVKLYLAPSVQDFARLRRYFIAYDGDLVPEFDTASATHVLGGTQEVPGAQRVSPDWIWACIRKRRLVAPC from the exons atgcccagaagcagcaggacacTATCACTGGCTGCCCGGGCCCTCAGCAGGTGCACAGGACTCTTCCTCGctcacacacagctctgctggctaaGACCTTCTCCTTGCCTCCCCGGGGCCAGCCCCAGTTGCTGCTACCAGCAGCAGTTACGGCGTGTATCTCTCCAGGGCCCAGGCAGAAGccaggggggtggtgctggggcttgCCATCTCTCTCTTGTTTGGAGCACTTGGCCTCGCcaggcctgcactgctgccGAGGGCATGGCGGAGCAGAGGTACTGCGTGGACTACGCCAAGCGCGGCACCGCCGGCTGCAAGAAGTGCAAGGAGAAGATCGTGAAGGGCATGGTGCGCATCGGGAAGATTGTGCCCAACCCCTTCACCGAGTCTGGAGGGGACATGAAGGAGTGGTACCACGTGAAGTGCATTTTTGAGAAGCTGGACAAGGCCCGGGCCACCACCAAGAAAATTGAAGACATCACAGACTTGGAAGGATGGGAGGAGCTCCAGGACGGGGAGAAGGAGTTGATCAACAAGCACATCTCAG AAGCTAATTCCAAGACTGGAGGCACACCGAAGAAGAAAGTGATAGTCCAAGCCAAGCTGACTGCCACGGGACAGCTGACGACAAAAGATCCATTAGCTCTCATCAATCCATCACCAAAGAAGTTCTCTGGCTTCACAG CCAAGCCAAAGAACTCAGAAGATGAGTCTGCAAACTCTTCCCacaagtccagcctgtctgcaaAGAACTGTGACCCGAAGCACAAGGACTGCCTGCTGCGGGAGTTCAGGAAGCTCTGTGCCATGGTGGCTGAGAAGCCCAGCTACAATGTGAAAACTCAGATCATCCAGGATTTCCTGAAGAAGGGATCTGGGGGAG ATGGCTTCCACGGTGATGTCTACCTGACCATCAAGCTGCTGTTACCAGGTGTCATTAAAATTGTTTACAACTTGAATGACAAACAGATTGTGAAGCTGTTCAGTAGGATCTTTAACTGCAGCCAAGAAGAGATGGTCCGGGACCTGGAGCAG GGAGATGTGTCCGAGACCGTGCGCCTCTTCTTCGAGCAGAGCAAGACTTGTCCTCCAGCAGCCAAAAGCCTCCTGACCATCCAAGAGGTGGATGAGTTCCTAATCCAGCTGTCAAAGCTTACTAAGGAAGATGACCAGCAGAGTGTGCTGCAGCACATTTCTCGCAG GTGCACAGGCAACGACCTGAAGTGCATCATCAGGCTCATTAAGCACGACTTGAAAATGAATGCTGGAGCCAAGCACGT GCTGGACGCTCTGGATCCCAATGCTTATGAGGCCTTCAAAGCCTCACGCAACCTGCACGACGTGGTGGAGAGAGTCCTGAGGAaccagcaggaggctgagaaggTGCCAGGTGTGAAGAAGACCCTCAGTGTGCAGGCCTCCCTGATGACCCCAGTTCAGCCCATGCTG gctgaagccTGCAAGTCCATCGAGTATGCCATGAAGAAGTGCCCCAACGGCATGTACGCCGAGATCAAGTACGACGGCGAGCGCGTCCAGGTGCACAAGAGCGGAGACCACTTCAGCTACTTCAGCAGGAGCCTCAAGCCTGTCCTCCCACATAAA gTTGCCCATTTTAAGGACTTCATCCCCCAGGCTTTCCCTGGTGGGCAAAGTATGATCCTGGATTCAGAAGTTCTTCTGATTGACAACAAAACTGGCAAACCCCTTCCTTTTGGGACTCTTGGTGTGCACAAG aaagctgctttccaaGATGCCAACGTTTGCCTCTTTGTGTTTGACTGCATCTACTTCAATGATGTCAGCCTGATGGACAG GCCTCTCAGCGAGCGCCGGAAGTTCCTGCACGACAACATGGTGCAGATCCCCAACAGGATTCTCTTCTCTGAGATGAAGCACGTCACG aAAGCCTCAGATCTGGCAGAGATGATCACCAGAGTCATCCGCGAGGGGCTGGAAGGCCTGGTGTTGAAGGATATAAAG GGTACCTATGAGCCAGGGAAGAGGCACTGGCTGAAGGTGAAGAAGGACTACCTGAACGAGGGTGCCATGGCTGACACTGCtgacctggtggtgctgggagctttCTATGGGCAAGGCAGCAAAG gtgggatGATGTCCATCTTCCTGATGGGCTGCTACGACCCCAAGAGTGAGAAGTGGTGCACTGTGACCAAGTGCGCCGGGGGCCACGACGACGCCACCTTGGCGCGGCTGCAGACAGAGCTGGACATGGTGAAGATCAGCAAG GATCCTACTAAAATCCCAAGGTGGCTAAAAATCAACAAAATCTACTACCCAGACTTCATTGTCCCAGATCCAAAG AAAGCCCCAGTGTGGGAGATCACAGGGGCTGAGTTCTCCAAGGCCGAGGCCCACACCGCCGACGGGATCTCCATCCGCTTCCCGCGCTGCACGCGCATCCGCGACGACAAGGACTGGCAGACGGCCACcaacctgcagcagctgaag gagctgtaccagctctccaaggagaaggctgaCTTCAGTGTCACTGCTGGGGAGGACGATGCTGGAGAgtccacagctggcagcagtggagagAATGAGGGAAATTCCAGGTCTTCCACACCACACAGCACCATCAAAACTTCCCCAAGCAAGTCACCTGCAAAAGCCCAGAAGCCAGAAG agagcaaagcagTGGTTGGATCCCCTCCAAAAGCAGAGAAGCGTGGGGAGAAGCGGAAGGCCTCGGAGATGGAGGACAACGGCAAAACG CCGCTGCTGGACATCTTCACCGGCGTGAAGCTCTACCTGGCGCCCTCCGTGCAGGACTTCGCGCGGCTCCGGCGCTACTTCATCGCCTACGACGGGGACCTGGTGCCCGAGTTCGACACGGCCTCGGCCACGCACGTCCTGGGgggcacccaggaggtgcccGGCGCTCAGCGCGTCTCCCCCGACTGGATCTGGGCCTGCATCCGCAAGCGCAGGCTGGTGGCTCCCTGCTAG